From Eubacterium sp. 1001713B170207_170306_E7, the proteins below share one genomic window:
- a CDS encoding right-handed parallel beta-helix repeat-containing protein, which translates to MRKSKLKQTLSMLLTVLMVFMSMNFSVFAEELTTTQTEQEITTDNLTDTTADNPSAVNSQDTEEVQVPGLRSSKAVANTVITDEQSLRNAIAAADPGAVIEIDGYIELSNSLVIDKAITLRGSDMFGTIIAKNADTWAADGDKSSASLIVVKGVENGAVNLENMTVSGARDISLENNGTAYGHGINVYRSNSVTLNNIFSTDNSGAGLIVNGSTVDAQYLMTADNGWYSVNVEKSDTYAGNFTMSSDSVLGDAIQIQSDKGDVTVNASGYENYTYVSADNRTAQRWSNTPISDTAYTVSNNVKTLYTSITAAIQAVEKGGTVYLAPGTYDEAVKPFPNSSHNQEKSVNIVGAADASALVKGESVLTKGMYIGYDDSKTRDNTISIKGITFKNTGLTVADEKTVTIENNKFYNVEDNAIAVLDQLGDTYGTTTPGGSVIVKNNIIDGAGSAGINLRNPYDAEVTGNSIANVNHNGILFQLAKVSGGANYNAHSGKVIVTNNTVTNWDANNDKEGGRAIRIDTQGIDGPSPDSKVFTITENKCTKEDYSENTEDQDIVKITGVGNNTVNLTNNYWNSDSPAFDTILNVYIDAGSNKASSTQIQVYPFKKASGENGNAPISVKNGETTTQYSSLAEAVSNAQDNGTVTINDNIIVDAAAGGAIQVDKPMTITAAAEVTISTNTETAAALFKINAASVKLTDLNIQFTGAEDNSARNLTAFEVAGENVTIENCTVTGHYQTGFNEVTRGVVPNADNQGLNVINCTFTNIRQPGYFEGTGTLSGNTVKGTKGFVITANSNYVMSGNTFGTFGTEEGNAVDIAIIENSQTSTHYDAGQLSADNNGAVVENQLDRTLAKDGTFVIDRTLAVAVAGDNAQAYSLQKAVDGVKDENSTVKVAEDTYTLDSKLNITKPLTLEGVGAVIITKGEAAWVSTGDGSDAMLVSIENTKNVTLKNLTVKGAENIMVDSTKKASGSGINIYNSDNITLDKVISTNNAAAGVIVNSSSVTATDLQTSGNAWGGVNVDKKTDNSAKFTLSGDSNLTEAAPIYSENAEDVTVAATTAADAPYVATKMGNITVWSVTSDLTNKVYTLDDNQIATIYGSIEDAVTTLTNGGTIYLGESTDNNSFSIGYDVTLPDNITIQGTGAKASVVSLDYNGSNGSGSIEKSGTIITGVATKLKNITFEVTKPNRTGSSAAFSVYKPGFAMENCTVNVAGSVNDNYYIFDTNTLPADATVTITDSTFTSEAKAWTVYSGDISKQKTLAGKLTFTGNTITGNFSAVLSQITGAYDISDNTASLTADDACLADLMAVGSTWTNIQYESVISGNTLTTKNINGTDALIRILPIRMNSKVQALPAIMQEGFMPTVSENTHTADSAELPVYNVNMKRVHNNLATLRLQGALGEGTVIYTTYDNTATAGHPYVKTDAPIIGKTSGGTTKLYDNLQTAINEVGNGGTVTIPYTENGYTYNGDLSIRDGITIEVANSAGAQGTAKINGQVTIDGAKDVVMDGVSVRKDITGSGAVVTKNGSSLTYKNAAIENLSNKDNTNYSYEAGIRLEGKGDKVTIDNAKITATAYGIGLRHIEQELIVQNNSEITGWAAIMTSAGTLYNELNGGKEIAVDTNTHITVKDSKLTGIAKDNNYQVEGYAIVALQENYEKVSFEASNTTFTTDKRAAADGTTENGIDIRPYPSAVTLTNCTFNMCADATVINCIDNQVKGYQEQVKPYENNAYRNTITLTDVAANTVDNGAAPKIIARELMGGEDVDTFVFNNTSTEANILTEQDITWTVLDPSGTDITIEIATAEELQRVAEIVNIGGDTGKVLADGNATIKLKNDIDLSSIGNWTPIGTKDHPFTGKFDGQGYELSKLSVTGQDGQNYLGLFGAIGAGAEISRVILDQPHVTAISAAVTDSPDPNPLGKNVGALVGGTVAGAGKDINISGITVNAGQVTGYGRVAGILGQVIQGTAKVSISGCRVNGTTIESVNNDIATGGNGDKAGGIVGQAMWSTQASITSCFVENSTVKGARDIGGIIGIANNVSISNCNADVTIEKVTAQNRKDKNLNFGGIIGSYEGTATVLGENNTSKVGFKGDLEYAPGCNNIVFQGIYYGGPYKTDNKLTSTNYDNQTEATIYGEKDPTENGKILAAVKDLVGEKGIVNLAANEYTLADSLTIDKELMINGLTDDTVLVNASVNEEEQPEAVEAIGQETGVVINGKIEVQANSTLKGLTIKDNGAVATALVSTDTPAIAIKLDNCYLYQNGEGTNGNDTTNEFNKRSNGIWLKSSAQGTALNVTNSYIKLDGEKGHLGIVANADNVVVNMSNSKILSDNFYDRGILYAAEGILSAIENTEIDTKYYALNFYGNASNAGELTVDRSKLTGYAAMNIKGDNKTINVMNSTLIGRTSFEEGTGYNSYGTIVFDRSAQNNHVIVDGVDSVLSTEYVNGAKSLQYLVDMRSDSTSSFTMNAGKMEIPADTTTGTACRQEQDTGRGALVIGSNVQTVYNAGTNDSPDWKACIKVVDENGTIKNAANSVANALYKKEYMDPNGGKDYKPYAELNVKPESGDTLVIPDGAVITENIDMSTIGQPYELDTKDISINGINIKTDGDVVFTGSFAGSTKGKLVVPVGETETFDGDVKHYVTVQLDGSGVNDGENQSIIKAKNNLSDQNSFVKGSNATFEYKAATTESDYNIWTATHRTDTFDVGDGSLEAPYQIATPEQLKLLCDKVNMADSIHADKHYVLVADLTLPEEMIIADKNGKNGIGVNYKNSDDSWSNGFTGTFNGNKHTITMSSNQTNALFEQIGQNSFIKDLEFVSPRPLVRYNNGLVKQISYVNQSSDLTALGSGLIEINKGTAQNCYTNGTLSAYAIGNGTYENCYTIHNGIVPNDGSFPGTLTNTYYQGTTTDYTNHVVSAADMQKARFAMILDGSNPGSEEPAESPNWTYVPNAEGNTYPQLQWEAPTSIITPLTNVTAVSGNEAQGTVTMTKPEDGHIYAGDTVTVTAAPTKDYTFDSWYINEKTFEDNNRITKAIKVANDNTIIKATFSAKPKVQLSVNLNGTGGKVYKFNGTKYELFAAPSIAGLTSVNIGDTVKLRASVNATAVNTQFKYWYDTTSNRIVSENLDYEFTAGSSAINLAAVFYTPDPELASVTFRDAYNTVIYNKAYLTEASSTITDFPAAQVLSGYDFKGWYYDQNGTPVLVTKDTVVKCDMDIYPVFEKQQSNYTVTLHDAKFKGTDETTREVVYKDQVTAIAEETKANQIFAGWKFGNETEATSDYVGYNLEYNFTVTQDTHLYAVYQNEKPVIDEPTVSLSTVLVSPGNGILGFTATNNLVDTTRFKFVEAGFIYKKEFIISPDESQFVIDGENVTTRKLQSISESGTTSIMLGGISQNSGATIRAYLTYEDIANGQIKTTYSSITVQQQK; encoded by the coding sequence GTGAGAAAGTCTAAATTAAAACAAACCCTGTCAATGCTGCTAACAGTATTGATGGTATTCATGTCCATGAATTTCTCAGTGTTTGCGGAAGAATTAACGACTACGCAAACCGAACAGGAAATTACAACAGACAATCTGACGGATACCACGGCGGACAACCCGTCGGCGGTCAACAGTCAGGATACAGAAGAAGTGCAGGTTCCCGGGCTGCGATCAAGCAAAGCAGTAGCAAATACAGTCATAACAGATGAGCAATCATTGCGCAACGCTATTGCAGCTGCAGATCCAGGGGCAGTCATTGAGATTGATGGCTATATTGAGTTGTCAAACTCATTAGTGATTGATAAAGCCATTACCCTGCGCGGCTCCGACATGTTTGGCACCATCATCGCGAAAAACGCGGATACATGGGCAGCAGACGGTGATAAATCTTCAGCGTCTCTGATCGTTGTTAAAGGTGTTGAAAATGGCGCGGTCAATCTTGAAAATATGACGGTTAGTGGCGCACGCGATATTAGCCTTGAAAACAACGGCACGGCCTATGGCCACGGCATCAATGTGTACCGTTCCAATAGTGTTACCCTAAATAATATTTTCAGTACCGACAACAGCGGCGCCGGTCTGATCGTCAATGGTTCTACTGTAGACGCCCAGTATCTGATGACTGCGGATAACGGATGGTATTCGGTCAATGTCGAAAAATCCGATACTTATGCTGGCAATTTTACCATGAGCAGTGACAGTGTGCTGGGGGATGCTATACAGATACAATCTGATAAGGGGGATGTCACGGTCAACGCCAGTGGATATGAAAATTATACCTATGTCAGCGCAGATAATCGGACTGCTCAGCGTTGGAGTAACACGCCCATTTCAGATACTGCTTACACGGTTTCCAATAATGTCAAAACACTTTATACCTCTATTACGGCTGCAATTCAAGCAGTTGAAAAAGGAGGAACCGTCTATTTGGCGCCTGGTACCTATGATGAAGCAGTAAAGCCCTTTCCAAATTCATCGCATAATCAGGAAAAATCGGTAAACATCGTAGGTGCGGCTGATGCAAGCGCACTTGTTAAAGGAGAATCAGTATTAACCAAAGGGATGTATATTGGCTATGACGATTCCAAAACAAGAGACAACACCATTTCGATTAAAGGAATTACCTTTAAAAATACTGGTTTGACCGTGGCAGATGAAAAGACAGTCACGATCGAAAATAATAAATTTTATAATGTAGAAGATAACGCCATTGCTGTGCTTGACCAGCTTGGAGATACCTATGGAACAACGACACCTGGCGGCAGCGTAATTGTTAAAAATAATATAATTGATGGCGCCGGCTCAGCTGGCATCAATTTAAGAAATCCATACGATGCCGAAGTGACAGGCAACAGCATTGCGAATGTGAACCATAACGGGATCTTATTTCAGTTGGCTAAAGTAAGTGGTGGCGCAAATTATAATGCCCATAGCGGAAAGGTTATTGTAACCAATAATACAGTTACAAACTGGGATGCGAACAACGACAAAGAAGGCGGAAGAGCCATTCGTATTGACACACAAGGAATTGACGGGCCAAGCCCAGATAGTAAGGTCTTTACCATTACAGAAAACAAATGTACAAAAGAAGACTACTCAGAAAACACAGAAGACCAAGATATCGTAAAAATTACAGGTGTCGGAAATAATACCGTGAACCTGACCAATAATTACTGGAATAGTGATTCACCAGCTTTCGACACTATACTTAATGTGTATATAGATGCTGGCAGCAACAAAGCATCAAGCACACAGATTCAGGTTTATCCATTTAAAAAAGCAAGCGGAGAAAACGGCAATGCGCCAATATCTGTTAAAAATGGAGAAACTACAACTCAGTATTCATCACTGGCCGAAGCTGTATCAAATGCGCAGGATAACGGAACGGTTACCATCAATGATAATATTATCGTTGATGCAGCAGCCGGTGGCGCCATTCAGGTCGACAAACCCATGACCATTACGGCGGCAGCGGAGGTCACCATCAGTACAAATACGGAAACGGCCGCCGCGTTATTCAAAATAAATGCAGCCAGTGTAAAACTGACAGACTTAAACATACAGTTTACAGGAGCAGAAGATAACAGTGCCCGCAATTTAACCGCTTTTGAAGTTGCAGGAGAAAATGTGACCATTGAAAACTGCACGGTAACAGGGCACTATCAGACAGGCTTCAATGAAGTTACTCGCGGTGTCGTGCCAAACGCCGACAACCAGGGCTTAAACGTTATAAACTGTACCTTTACCAATATTCGTCAGCCGGGCTATTTTGAAGGTACCGGTACCTTAAGCGGCAACACGGTAAAAGGAACCAAAGGATTTGTCATTACCGCAAACTCCAATTATGTAATGAGCGGAAATACCTTTGGCACCTTTGGCACTGAAGAAGGCAATGCCGTTGATATTGCGATTATTGAAAACAGCCAGACATCAACCCATTATGATGCCGGCCAATTAAGCGCGGACAACAACGGCGCAGTAGTCGAAAATCAACTGGACCGCACGCTGGCAAAAGACGGCACTTTTGTGATCGATCGAACATTGGCGGTGGCTGTTGCAGGTGATAATGCCCAGGCATATAGCCTGCAAAAAGCAGTGGATGGCGTCAAGGATGAAAACAGCACGGTTAAAGTGGCTGAAGACACCTACACCCTCGATTCAAAACTGAACATCACCAAGCCTCTAACCTTAGAAGGGGTTGGTGCTGTGATCATCACAAAAGGTGAAGCAGCCTGGGTATCAACCGGTGATGGCAGCGACGCGATGCTCGTGAGTATTGAGAATACAAAGAATGTTACCCTGAAAAACCTGACGGTTAAGGGAGCAGAAAATATCATGGTTGACAGCACCAAAAAAGCCTCCGGCAGTGGGATCAATATCTATAATTCAGATAATATCACATTAGACAAGGTAATCTCCACAAACAACGCAGCCGCAGGCGTCATTGTCAACAGCTCAAGCGTGACAGCGACCGACCTGCAAACCAGCGGAAACGCCTGGGGCGGCGTCAATGTTGACAAAAAAACGGACAATTCAGCGAAATTTACTTTAAGCGGTGACAGCAACTTGACCGAGGCGGCGCCGATTTATTCGGAAAATGCAGAAGATGTAACAGTAGCGGCGACAACGGCAGCGGACGCTCCCTATGTTGCCACCAAAATGGGCAACATCACGGTCTGGTCGGTCACATCAGACCTGACCAATAAGGTTTATACCTTAGACGATAATCAAATCGCTACCATTTACGGCTCCATCGAAGACGCCGTTACAACTTTGACAAACGGCGGCACCATCTACCTGGGTGAAAGCACGGATAACAACAGCTTTAGCATTGGCTATGACGTTACCCTGCCAGATAACATCACCATCCAGGGGACAGGAGCTAAGGCATCTGTTGTGTCCTTAGACTATAACGGAAGCAATGGAAGTGGCAGCATCGAAAAAAGCGGTACCATCATTACCGGTGTGGCTACAAAGCTTAAAAACATTACCTTTGAGGTCACCAAGCCAAACCGCACAGGTTCCAGTGCCGCGTTCTCGGTATACAAGCCAGGCTTTGCCATGGAAAACTGTACCGTAAATGTGGCGGGAAGTGTCAATGACAATTATTATATCTTTGATACCAACACATTGCCAGCAGACGCCACTGTAACCATCACAGACTCCACCTTTACTTCAGAAGCAAAGGCGTGGACTGTTTACTCAGGAGATATCAGCAAACAGAAAACATTGGCAGGTAAGCTGACCTTTACAGGAAACACCATAACTGGCAATTTCAGCGCTGTGCTGAGCCAGATTACCGGCGCTTATGACATCAGCGACAACACAGCTAGCCTGACAGCCGATGACGCCTGCCTGGCAGACCTGATGGCTGTTGGCTCGACCTGGACCAATATCCAGTACGAGAGTGTTATTAGTGGTAACACCTTAACCACCAAAAATATCAATGGCACCGATGCCTTAATCCGTATCCTGCCAATTCGTATGAATTCCAAGGTACAGGCATTGCCAGCCATCATGCAGGAAGGCTTTATGCCAACCGTTTCCGAAAACACCCACACTGCCGATAGTGCAGAGCTGCCAGTCTACAACGTAAACATGAAGCGCGTTCATAATAATCTGGCAACCCTGAGATTACAGGGCGCTTTAGGAGAAGGAACTGTTATCTACACAACCTATGATAACACCGCCACAGCGGGACACCCCTATGTGAAAACCGATGCCCCGATTATCGGAAAAACAAGCGGCGGCACCACCAAGCTCTACGATAACCTGCAGACCGCCATCAACGAAGTGGGCAATGGCGGCACGGTCACCATACCTTATACCGAGAATGGCTATACCTACAACGGTGATCTGAGCATCCGCGACGGCATCACCATTGAAGTGGCAAATTCGGCAGGGGCACAGGGCACCGCCAAGATCAACGGTCAGGTGACCATTGACGGTGCGAAAGACGTTGTAATGGATGGCGTTTCTGTCAGAAAAGACATCACCGGAAGTGGCGCTGTCGTTACAAAGAATGGATCAAGTTTAACCTATAAAAACGCCGCGATTGAGAATCTATCCAATAAAGACAACACGAATTACAGCTATGAAGCGGGTATTCGACTAGAAGGAAAAGGCGATAAAGTTACAATTGATAATGCAAAAATAACTGCCACCGCCTACGGGATTGGCTTACGCCATATCGAACAGGAGCTAATTGTACAAAATAATAGCGAAATAACTGGCTGGGCAGCCATTATGACATCTGCCGGAACTTTATATAATGAGTTGAATGGCGGTAAAGAAATTGCAGTCGATACAAACACACATATTACAGTAAAAGATTCAAAATTAACAGGCATCGCAAAAGACAACAACTATCAAGTTGAAGGATATGCTATTGTTGCGCTGCAGGAAAACTACGAAAAAGTCAGCTTTGAAGCATCAAACACAACGTTCACAACTGACAAAAGAGCAGCAGCTGATGGTACCACAGAAAATGGTATTGATATTCGGCCATATCCAAGTGCAGTGACATTGACGAATTGTACCTTTAATATGTGTGCCGATGCGACAGTTATCAACTGCATTGACAATCAGGTAAAAGGATATCAGGAACAAGTTAAGCCTTACGAAAATAACGCTTATCGAAACACAATCACATTAACAGATGTCGCAGCAAACACAGTGGATAACGGAGCAGCGCCGAAGATTATAGCGCGTGAACTGATGGGCGGCGAAGACGTCGATACATTTGTCTTTAATAATACAAGCACAGAAGCAAATATTCTGACAGAGCAGGATATCACTTGGACTGTTCTAGACCCATCCGGTACCGATATTACAATCGAAATTGCAACAGCAGAAGAGCTGCAGCGGGTTGCAGAAATTGTAAATATCGGAGGAGATACTGGCAAGGTGCTTGCAGACGGCAACGCAACCATAAAACTTAAAAATGATATTGATTTAAGCAGTATTGGAAATTGGACACCGATTGGCACGAAAGATCATCCGTTTACTGGAAAATTCGACGGTCAAGGCTATGAATTATCCAAGTTGAGCGTAACCGGTCAAGATGGACAAAATTATTTAGGCCTCTTTGGAGCCATTGGAGCAGGGGCTGAAATCAGCCGTGTTATATTAGATCAGCCTCATGTAACAGCCATTTCAGCAGCTGTTACTGACAGCCCGGATCCCAACCCACTGGGCAAAAATGTTGGAGCTTTAGTCGGCGGTACCGTTGCGGGAGCAGGCAAAGATATTAATATTTCCGGGATTACAGTCAATGCTGGCCAAGTAACCGGATATGGCCGCGTAGCGGGTATTTTGGGTCAAGTGATCCAGGGTACAGCGAAAGTAAGTATTAGCGGCTGTCGGGTAAATGGCACAACGATTGAATCCGTTAATAACGATATCGCAACAGGCGGTAATGGAGACAAAGCAGGCGGTATTGTGGGACAAGCAATGTGGTCGACACAGGCAAGCATCACAAGCTGTTTTGTTGAAAATTCTACAGTCAAAGGCGCCCGCGATATCGGCGGTATCATTGGTATTGCCAATAATGTAAGCATTAGTAATTGTAATGCAGACGTGACAATTGAAAAGGTAACAGCACAAAACCGTAAAGATAAAAACTTGAATTTTGGTGGTATTATTGGCAGCTATGAAGGAACAGCCACTGTTTTGGGTGAAAATAATACATCTAAGGTTGGATTTAAAGGAGACTTAGAATATGCACCGGGATGCAATAACATTGTATTCCAGGGGATCTATTATGGTGGACCCTATAAAACAGATAATAAACTGACATCAACGAACTATGACAACCAGACAGAAGCAACCATCTATGGAGAGAAAGACCCAACAGAAAATGGCAAAATATTAGCCGCAGTTAAAGACTTAGTTGGTGAAAAGGGGATTGTCAATCTGGCCGCGAACGAATACACACTAGCCGATAGCCTGACAATCGACAAGGAACTGATGATCAATGGTCTGACAGATGATACGGTTCTAGTTAACGCATCTGTGAACGAAGAAGAACAGCCGGAAGCTGTCGAAGCTATAGGACAGGAAACCGGCGTGGTAATCAATGGAAAAATAGAAGTACAGGCAAATTCTACTTTGAAGGGATTAACAATTAAAGATAATGGCGCTGTAGCTACGGCTTTAGTATCAACTGATACGCCAGCTATTGCAATAAAGTTAGATAATTGTTATTTATACCAAAATGGCGAAGGAACAAATGGGAATGACACAACTAATGAATTTAACAAGCGTTCCAATGGCATTTGGTTAAAAAGCTCAGCGCAAGGTACAGCATTAAATGTAACAAATAGCTATATTAAATTAGATGGAGAAAAAGGACATCTTGGTATTGTTGCAAATGCGGATAATGTCGTTGTAAATATGAGTAATTCAAAAATATTATCTGATAACTTTTACGACAGAGGTATTCTGTATGCAGCCGAGGGTATTTTATCTGCAATAGAAAATACAGAAATTGATACCAAGTATTATGCGCTGAATTTCTACGGAAATGCAAGCAACGCTGGAGAATTAACTGTTGACCGCTCTAAATTGACGGGTTATGCTGCAATGAATATCAAAGGAGATAATAAAACAATCAATGTTATGAACTCAACATTGATTGGACGTACATCTTTTGAAGAAGGAACTGGTTACAATAGTTATGGAACAATCGTATTCGACCGATCAGCCCAAAATAATCATGTAATTGTTGACGGTGTAGACAGTGTTCTTAGCACTGAATATGTAAATGGAGCAAAAAGTTTACAATATTTGGTTGATATGCGCAGTGACAGCACTTCTTCTTTTACAATGAATGCAGGAAAAATGGAAATACCCGCAGATACGACAACAGGTACGGCTTGTCGGCAGGAACAGGATACTGGCAGAGGTGCACTTGTTATCGGATCAAACGTACAAACAGTTTACAATGCTGGAACCAATGATAGTCCAGATTGGAAAGCATGTATAAAAGTAGTGGATGAAAATGGAACAATTAAAAATGCGGCTAATTCTGTGGCCAATGCACTTTATAAAAAAGAATACATGGATCCTAACGGCGGAAAGGATTATAAACCTTATGCTGAGTTAAATGTTAAACCAGAAAGTGGAGACACTCTGGTGATTCCGGATGGTGCAGTGATTACAGAGAATATTGACATGAGCACAATTGGTCAACCATATGAACTAGATACCAAGGATATCTCCATCAATGGTATCAACATTAAAACCGACGGCGATGTCGTCTTTACAGGAAGTTTTGCAGGCAGCACAAAAGGGAAACTCGTCGTGCCCGTTGGTGAGACAGAAACCTTCGACGGCGATGTAAAACATTATGTTACCGTGCAGTTAGACGGCAGTGGTGTCAACGATGGCGAAAATCAGTCTATCATTAAGGCAAAAAACAATCTGTCGGATCAGAATTCTTTTGTAAAAGGCAGCAACGCGACCTTTGAATACAAAGCAGCAACAACCGAATCAGACTACAACATTTGGACCGCAACCCATCGTACTGACACTTTCGATGTAGGTGATGGTTCCCTAGAAGCCCCGTACCAGATCGCGACGCCAGAACAGCTCAAGTTACTCTGTGATAAAGTAAACATGGCAGATTCAATTCATGCTGACAAACATTATGTACTGGTAGCAGATTTGACATTGCCAGAAGAAATGATTATTGCAGATAAAAATGGAAAAAACGGCATTGGGGTGAACTATAAAAATTCAGATGATTCTTGGTCAAATGGTTTTACGGGTACCTTTAATGGTAATAAGCACACCATCACTATGAGTTCAAACCAGACTAACGCATTATTTGAACAAATTGGACAGAATTCATTCATCAAAGACCTTGAATTTGTCTCGCCGCGTCCGTTGGTTAGATATAATAACGGTCTTGTTAAACAGATAAGCTATGTAAATCAAAGTTCAGATTTAACGGCATTGGGATCAGGATTGATCGAAATCAATAAGGGCACAGCGCAAAATTGTTATACGAACGGCACACTAAGTGCCTATGCAATAGGTAATGGAACATATGAAAACTGTTATACAATTCATAACGGAATCGTGCCCAATGATGGAAGTTTTCCAGGCACATTAACCAACACATACTACCAGGGCACAACCACCGATTACACAAATCACGTTGTATCCGCAGCTGATATGCAAAAAGCGCGCTTCGCCATGATCTTAGATGGCAGCAATCCGGGCAGTGAAGAACCGGCAGAATCACCAAACTGGACCTATGTACCAAACGCCGAAGGTAATACTTATCCACAGTTACAATGGGAGGCACCGACTAGCATTATCACACCACTCACGAATGTGACAGCTGTCAGCGGTAATGAAGCGCAGGGAACTGTAACAATGACGAAACCAGAAGATGGTCATATCTATGCAGGCGATACTGTAACAGTAACAGCAGCGCCAACAAAGGATTATACCTTTGATAGCTGGTATATTAATGAAAAAACGTTTGAGGATAATAATCGTATAACTAAAGCCATCAAAGTTGCAAATGACAATACTATAATTAAGGCTACATTCTCTGCAAAACCAAAGGTTCAGTTATCTGTTAATCTCAATGGAACCGGTGGAAAAGTCTATAAATTTAACGGAACCAAATATGAATTGTTTGCGGCGCCAAGTATAGCAGGTTTAACATCTGTCAATATTGGTGATACCGTAAAATTGAGAGCTAGTGTCAATGCAACAGCAGTCAATACACAATTTAAATATTGGTATGATACGACAAGCAACAGAATTGTCTCTGAAAATTTAGATTATGAATTTACAGCAGGTAGCAGTGCGATCAATTTAGCCGCTGTTTTCTATACGCCAGATCCGGAACTTGCTTCGGTAACTTTCAGAGATGCTTATAATACGGTTATTTATAACAAAGCTTACCTCACTGAAGCGAGCAGTACAATAACTGACTTCCCAGCAGCTCAGGTATTATCAGGATATGATTTTAAAGGCTGGTACTACGATCAAAATGGTACACCGGTTCTGGTTACTAAAGATACTGTTGTAAAATGTGATATGGACATTTATCCAGTCTTTGAAAAACAGCAGAGTAATTATACCGTGACATTGCATGATGCTAAATTTAAAGGTACAGATGAAACAACACGCGAAGTGGTTTATAAAGATCAGGTAACAGCCATTGCCGAAGAAACGAAAGCGAATCAGATATTTGCCGGATGGAAATTTGGTAATGAGACAGAAGCCACAAGCGATTATGTAGGATATAACCTTGAATATAACTTCACAGTAACACAGGATACACATTTGTATGCGGTTTATCAGAATGAAAAACCAGTTATAGATGAACCTACTGTCAGCTTAAGTACTGTGCTTGTTTCTCCAGGTAATGGAATATTAGGATTTACAGCTACAAATAATTTAGTAGATACAACTAGATTTAAATTTGTAGAGGCTGGATTTATTTATAAAAAAGAATTTATAATAAGTCCTGATGAAAGCCAGTTTGTCATTGATGGAGAAAACGTGACGACGAGAAAATTACAGTCAATATCCGAAAGTGGAACGACATCTATTATGTTAGGCGGTATTTCCCAAAACAGTGGTGCGACAATTCGTGCATATTTAACTTATGAAGATATTGCAAACGGACAAATCAAAACAACATACAGCAGCATTACAGTACAACAACAGAAATAA